In a single window of the Prinia subflava isolate CZ2003 ecotype Zambia chromosome 3, Cam_Psub_1.2, whole genome shotgun sequence genome:
- the EXPH5 gene encoding exophilin-5 isoform X3 — MLKPPLEHQLRKSKTTISHYKPVCHIVCPKMSKLDFPDIKDHKEIKMSSRTNPQAQKSTSASFLGFRSPFAWLSSFRKSRKTQTQKQPRYDSSASPSSKVEEMATAEMYNSPMSTETSGHSFDTNQNETIEKSTLEWDEQLEKEIFSVLSDLDDQLAQEQTQDPLDRTVSTSSASNVQSSSAFPTSKRQTASRGQQRNDWSDVPSTFFPDGLRTLRAKDEHRIFLRPRKLHSAYINWHQTAFQEDCGYGDAVDGNPRLHRRRLSAVSFGRSSEGSLYPPSVTQNSGFRHKGCINRDTAGRSYSVCSLRRCPSSVSSDQLSASGLQHPLARESKNGFIPRFGRQNPKRIPLSSIVWNNTPDSSEQTPETMFRTQSLMEFHATDHGRYPGSLQETKKYPSYHSKHHYRRSISSSNCFSRVSCPDKAASPLPFDNWENYPLYKSENNLSRSYYGDASSHGKLYANQKNSYGRKDSYPSWADIPQCYSDEVFLSPDASFEAFMANLNDHQWAHTKNAKFGSQRLQKDFHMYSPENTSIKRMTRGANRNFSEFTESYQPWLSCTSSVSSSGMRTDESVFPNSKDQPKPAGLNRNSVVVTQGSTKADFTHLEKAEGVKQPDEDTLLQPVPQHADTSYINARSFSSNSPASAMWQRDVSLFNTVTSKRQTQATARGDTAKICTSSGDKRNIEMKENDCPPNSVFSHPPCVLPPDGSRKEPFLLSQKEWEHNLPYVAQRESIKRDSWSAEALNKATPKRLSSLLNVTSALSTEKLANRQGMLSCPPEHSSSFSQNSPQALSHKDNAKCLGTLTNSSVSCTVTESQTEGGKTAEVSRIGVSKEISQKTLQNASTLVTKDCNGQFTTSSPRNGNSGNIYMHSFDGDPNTSENSLSYFCLEKGTEKMRSTSPCMRRFHKQDSSPRHTSSCSITGSPERNSLKSSDPLVIYYTLPRKSASIAGSIMSETPISLPRESRTSYNCLRSETLHRADTSYSKQRDMSCLDPKCSFLTSASLNAATGDKDYYSPLTKNINDSVSSSTSVDLTDRCEHLSRRESSVFSDYKEGGNFLQKYKTTSTFTVCVDEDHVKYHELVSIYYTLPRRHSKTFCSLFRDNSEDADLPCSKENAQSPRIQNKKKEGHVSLANDFFPTTSEKEVPSYSSDQSSVLVTPQNLRTAVDSEEETSHLSPSSEKSVSGVLNKKDNSAYLSLAENVLSDVVTKEISFAGPQSTAIVDKLDKAISNASSSQKAEINVKEKKEILQRATPRISTLSTPPKPGRHLEHPLYSNSTNKNIIQKGSSENCPQAPKVNKKNLNSLFLRSREKNSLGRGGNTEHADVPLSPVQDVYRDSAQVKQRVDVLHRTTPLCNNKFSGLQFRADSSRKKENGLNFCSKVLPESPSKASEVSTAPSADPLLQLDKVASTDTDEVKKLKIKKEQNSQSSHIGRVYSGLQESERHSEGNLNVKDKVSRVTQDQNIIQSAEEENKLKVKDIEKRKNRPSIKNKLAAVYKTSRKFSSKNLPPKPHISNIFSQNDGSATSLEVNMSLDSLISVDSHQPFLELDNENQNHSLNSEKNTPRPRTADNKKTENQNDPSLLVNTKRRPFTSSYTQKEAISPQKTAVKVENRPRLTTLFPDKAVTTRNKNSQTLDLGLESKSQPIAPSATTSYPLDEEKGRASSHACAPPSPLLTDKNSNTYVNSHLQADTCPEQNLTSQTALGQRQNTSQPASLENANLNSQQLCKSHAKSQRERHLSEGICARDSLETSASGSNILPKGGIHGKRFKSYSELLSCDENENWAPDDEKCYSTRNLMYPSVEFGIFGKEQQLAFLENTKRSLTEGRLWRPCLLNNPGAFRDTESSSINRAELLSSSSAGSKMSSAASSPRELTDTYGEDPAAYSDSDSDTTTDDEYYLDEADKESEL; from the coding sequence TTCTAAGTGATCTGGATGACCAGCTGGCCCAGGAACAAACCCAAGACCCTTTGGACAGGACAGTTTCTACTAGCAGTGCATCAAATGTCCAAAGTAGTAGTGCATTCCCTACTTCAAAGAGGCAGACTGCTAGTAGGGGGCAACAGAGAAATGACTGGAGTGACGTGCCCAGCACATTTTTCCCAGATGGACTGAGAACACTAAGGGCCAAAGATGAACACAGGATTTTCCTCAGACCAAGGAAGTTACACAGTGCATATATAAACTGGCACCAAACAGCCTTTCAAGAAGATTGCGGTTACGGTGATGCAGTCGATGGAAATCCTCGTCTGCACCGTAGGAGGCTGTCTGCGGTTTCTTTCGGACGGTCTTCGGAAGGGAGCCTATATCCCCCTTCCGTAACACAGAACAGCGGATTTAGACACAAGGGTTGTATAAACAGAGATACAGCTGGCAGAAGTTACTCTGTGTGTTCCCTTCGGAGGTGTCCATCATCAGTATCTTCTGATCAGCTATCAGCATCTGGTTTGCAGCATCCATTGGCAAGGGAGAGCAAGAATGGTTTTATACCAAGGTTTGGCCGACAGAACCCAAAGAGAATTCCTCTGTCTTCCATTGTATGGAACAACACACCAGACTCTTCAGAACAAACTCCAGAAACAATGTTTAGAACTCAATCACTGATGGAGTTTCATGCTACAGATCACGGTAGATATCCCGGCTCCTTACAAGAAACTAAGAAATACCCAAGTTACCACTCAAAACACCACTATAGAAGATCTATTTCAAGCAGTAATTGCTTTAGTAGAGTTAGTTGCCCTGACAAAGCTGCTTCTCCCTTGCCCTTTGATAACTGGGAAAACTACCCTTTATACAAATCAGAAAACAATCTTTCTAGATCCTACTATGGAGATGCCTCTTCTCATGGCAAGTTGTATGCAAACCAAAAGAATTCTTACGGAAGAAAAGACAGCTATCCTTCTTGGGCTGATATTCCTCAATGTTACAGTGATGAAGTGTTTCTTTCCCCTGATGCCAGCTTTGAAGCGTTTATGGCTAATTTAAATGACCACCAGTGGGCACATACAAAGAATGCCAAATTTGGTTCACAGCGCCTGCAGAAGGATTTTCACATGTACTCTCCAGAAAATACAAGTATCAAAAGGATGACAAGAGGTGCCAACAGAAATTTTTCAGAATTCACTGAGAGCTATCAGCCTTGGCTAAGTTGTACCTCTTCTGTTTCTTCATCTGGTATGAGAACTGATGAGTCAGTCTTTCCCAATTCAAAGGACCAACCAAAACCTGCAGGACTGAACAGGAATTCAGTTGTCGTTACCCAAGGGAGTACTAAGGCAGACTTTACACACCTGGAAAAGGCTGAAGGCGTGAAACAGCCAGACGAAGACACGCTGTTACAGCCAGTTCCTCAACACGCAGATACAAGCTACATCAACGCACGGAGTTTTTCCTCCAACAGCCCTGCTTCTGCCATGTGGCAAAGAGATGTCTCTCTCTTTAACACAGTGACATCAAAGAGACAAACCCAAGCCACTGCCAGAGGAGATACAGCAAAAATCTGTACATCAAGTGGTGATAAAAGAAATatagaaatgaaggaaaatgatTGCCCACCCAACAGTGTGTTCAGTCACCCTCCCTGTGTTTTGCCACCTGATGGGAGCAGGAAGGAACCTTTTCTTCTAAGCCAGAAAGAATGGGAACATAATTTGCCTTATGTAGCACAAAGAGAGAGCATCAAACGGGACAGTTGGAGTGCAGAAGCCCTTAACAAAGCTACTCCAAAGAGACTGTCCTCACTACTAAATGTTACTTCTGCTCTGTCCACTGAAAAATTAGCAAACCGTCAAGGCATGTTGTCTTGTCCTCCTGAGCACTCATCTAGTTTCTCACAAAACTCTCCACAAGCACTTTCTCATAAAGACAATGCTAAATGCTTAGGAACACTAACTAACTCTTCAGTAAGTTGCACTGTTACTGAATCTCAAACAGAAGGGGGGAAAACAGCTGAAGTGAGTAGAATAGGTGTTAGCAAAGAGATTTCACAGAAAACATTGCAAAATGCAAGCACTTTAGTTACTAAGGACTGTAATGGACAATTCACTACTAGTTCTCCACGAAATGGAAattctggaaatatttatatGCATAGCTTTGATGGAGACCCCAATACCTCTGAAAATAGTTTAAGTTATTTTTGCCTTGAAAAAGGAACTGAAAAAATGAGGAGTACTTCACCTTGTATGAGAAGGTTTCACAAGCAAGACAGCTCACCAAGACATACCAGTAGCTGCAGCATTACTGGCTCCCCTGAGAGAAACAGCTTGAAATCTTCTGACCCCCTTGTTATTTATTACACTTTGCCTAGAAAATCAGCTAGCATTGCTGGTAGTATTATGTCAGAGACACCCATCTCTTTACCTAGAGAAAGTAGAACATCATACAATTGTTTAAGGTCTGAAACTCTGCACAGAGCTGACACCTCTTATTCTAAGCAAAGAGATATGTCTTGTTTAGAcccaaaatgttcatttttaacATCAGCATCATTAAATGCTGCCACAGGTGACAAAGATTATTACAGTCCTTTAACCAAAAATATAAATGATTCAGTAAGTAGTAGTACATCAGTTGATCTGACAGATAGATGTGAACATCTAAGTAGAAGAGAatcctctgtgttttcagattATAAGGAGGGGGGAAATTTTTTGCAGAAATATAAAACCACAAGCACATTTACAGTTTGTGTTGATGAAGATCATGTCAAGTATCATGAACTAGTTTCAATTTATTACACACTACCACGGAGGCattcaaaaacattttgtaGCCTCTTTAGAGATAATTCAGAGGATGCAGATTTGCCTTGTTCCAAAGAAAATGCTCAGTCACCAAGaatacaaaacaagaaaaaggaaggtCATGTGAGTTTGGCAAATGATTTTTTCCCTACTACTTCAGAAAAAGAGGTGCCTTCGTATTCCTCTGACCAATCTTCAGTTCTGGTTACACCTCAGAATTTGAGAACTGCTGTTGATAGTGAAGAAGAGACTTCTCACTTATCCCCTAGCTCTGAGAAGTCAGTGAGTGGGGTACTTAACAAGAAAGATAATTCAGCATATCTTTCATTAGCAGAAAATGTACTTTCTGATGTGGTgacaaaagaaatttcttttgctGGCCCACAATCCACTGCAATAGTGGATAAGTTAGATAAGGCCATTTCTAATGCTTCAAGCAGccaaaaggcagaaataaatgtaaaagaaaagaaggaaattttacAAAGAGCCACACCACGAATATCCACTTTATCAACCCCTCCCAAGCCAGGCAGACATTTAGAGCATCCTTTATATTCTAattcaacaaataaaaatattatacaGAAGGGAAGCTCTGAAAATTGCCCTCAGGCCCCAAAAGTGAACAAGAAAAATCTGAACAGTTTATTCCTCCGCTCCAGAGAGAAGAATTCCCTTGGAAGGGGTGGTAACACAGAGCATGCTGATGTGCCACTTTCTCCTGTGCAAGATGTGTACAGGGATAGTGCCCAAGTTAAACAGAGAGTAGATGTCCTACACCGAACCACCCCTCTGTGTAATAATAAATTTAGTGGACTGCAATTTAGGGCTGAcagttcaagaaaaaaagagaatggtTTAAACTTTTGTAGCAAAGTGCTTCCAGAGTCTCCAAGCAAAGCATCTGAGGTaagcacagctcccagtgctgatCCATTACTTCAGCTAGACAAAGTGGCTAGCACAGATACAGATGAagtaaagaaactgaaaattaaaaaagagcaaaactcACAGAGTTCTCATATAGGTAGAGTTTACAGTGGTCTTCAGGAATCAGAGAGGCATAGTGAGGGCAACCTGAACGTTAAAGATAAAGTCTCCAGGGTTACACAAGATCAGAACATAATACAGAGTGCAGAAGAGGAGAACAAGCTCAAAGTCAAAGAtatagaaaaaaggaaaaacagaccttcaattaaaaataaattggcaGCTGTTTACAAAACAAGTCGTAAATTTTCAAGTAAAAATTTACCCCCCAAACCACACATAAGTAACATTTTTTCACAGAATGATGGAAGTGCTACTTCTTTAGAGGTCAACATGTCTCTTGACTCATTGATTTCAGTGGATTCCCACCAGCCATTCCTGGAGTTGGACAATGAAAATCAGAATCACAGTCTGAACTCTGAGAAGAATACTCCAAGACCAAGAACAGCTGATAATAAGAAGACTGAAAATCAGAATGATCCTTCTTTGCTTGTTAACACCAAAAGGAGGCCTTTTACAAGTTCATACACACAGAAGGAAGCCATCAGTCCTCAAAAAACTGCAGTGAAAGTGGAAAATAGGCCAAGACTCACAACCCTATTTCCAGATAAAGCAGTAACCACAAGAAATAAGAATTCCCAAACACTTGATCTTGGGTTAGAAAGCAAAAGCCAGCCCATCGCTCCCAGTGCTACTACCTCATACCCACTGgatgaagagaaaggaagagctAGCAGTCATGCCTGCGCTCCTCCCTCGCCACTTTTGACTGACAAAAACTCCAACACTTACGTAAATAGCCACTTGCAGGCAGACACATGTCCAGAGCAAAACTTGACTTCCCAGACAGCGCTTGGCCAGCGTCAAAACACCTCTCAGCCTGCCAGCTTAGAAAACGCTAACCTCAACAGCCAGCAGTTGTGCAAGAGCCATGCGAAAAGTCAGCGCGAGCGTCACCTCTCTGAGGGCATTTGTGCTCGAGACTCCCTTGAGACCTCTGCCTCAGGAAGCAATATTCTACCCAAAGGTGGCATACATGGGAAGAGATTTAAATCTTACTCAGAGCTGTTGTCTTGCGATGAGAATGAAAACTGGGCACCAGATGATGAAAAATGTTACAGCACTAGAAATCTAATGTATCCGTCTGTGGAATTTGGTATATTTGGCAAAGAGCAACAACTGGCTTTCCTGGAAAATACCAAGAGGTCACTCACAGAAGGGCGATTATGGAGACCCTGTCTTCTTAATAACCCTGGTGCTTTCAGAGATACAGAGAGCTCTTCTATAAACAGGGCTGAGCTTCTGAGCTCGAGTTCTGCTGGGAGCAAAATGTCATCAGCTGCCTCGTCCCCTCGAGAGCTGACGGATACCTACGGGGAAGACCCAGCCGCTTACTCGGACTCAGACAGTGATACCACCACCGATGATGAGTATTACCTAGATGAGGCAGATAAAGAATCAGAGCTATGA
- the EXPH5 gene encoding exophilin-5 isoform X4 produces MLQEGVCLQGDTEDANGRYDSSASPSSKVEEMATAEMYNSPMSTETSGHSFDTNQNETIEKSTLEWDEQLEKEIFSVLSDLDDQLAQEQTQDPLDRTVSTSSASNVQSSSAFPTSKRQTASRGQQRNDWSDVPSTFFPDGLRTLRAKDEHRIFLRPRKLHSAYINWHQTAFQEDCGYGDAVDGNPRLHRRRLSAVSFGRSSEGSLYPPSVTQNSGFRHKGCINRDTAGRSYSVCSLRRCPSSVSSDQLSASGLQHPLARESKNGFIPRFGRQNPKRIPLSSIVWNNTPDSSEQTPETMFRTQSLMEFHATDHGRYPGSLQETKKYPSYHSKHHYRRSISSSNCFSRVSCPDKAASPLPFDNWENYPLYKSENNLSRSYYGDASSHGKLYANQKNSYGRKDSYPSWADIPQCYSDEVFLSPDASFEAFMANLNDHQWAHTKNAKFGSQRLQKDFHMYSPENTSIKRMTRGANRNFSEFTESYQPWLSCTSSVSSSGMRTDESVFPNSKDQPKPAGLNRNSVVVTQGSTKADFTHLEKAEGVKQPDEDTLLQPVPQHADTSYINARSFSSNSPASAMWQRDVSLFNTVTSKRQTQATARGDTAKICTSSGDKRNIEMKENDCPPNSVFSHPPCVLPPDGSRKEPFLLSQKEWEHNLPYVAQRESIKRDSWSAEALNKATPKRLSSLLNVTSALSTEKLANRQGMLSCPPEHSSSFSQNSPQALSHKDNAKCLGTLTNSSVSCTVTESQTEGGKTAEVSRIGVSKEISQKTLQNASTLVTKDCNGQFTTSSPRNGNSGNIYMHSFDGDPNTSENSLSYFCLEKGTEKMRSTSPCMRRFHKQDSSPRHTSSCSITGSPERNSLKSSDPLVIYYTLPRKSASIAGSIMSETPISLPRESRTSYNCLRSETLHRADTSYSKQRDMSCLDPKCSFLTSASLNAATGDKDYYSPLTKNINDSVSSSTSVDLTDRCEHLSRRESSVFSDYKEGGNFLQKYKTTSTFTVCVDEDHVKYHELVSIYYTLPRRHSKTFCSLFRDNSEDADLPCSKENAQSPRIQNKKKEGHVSLANDFFPTTSEKEVPSYSSDQSSVLVTPQNLRTAVDSEEETSHLSPSSEKSVSGVLNKKDNSAYLSLAENVLSDVVTKEISFAGPQSTAIVDKLDKAISNASSSQKAEINVKEKKEILQRATPRISTLSTPPKPGRHLEHPLYSNSTNKNIIQKGSSENCPQAPKVNKKNLNSLFLRSREKNSLGRGGNTEHADVPLSPVQDVYRDSAQVKQRVDVLHRTTPLCNNKFSGLQFRADSSRKKENGLNFCSKVLPESPSKASEVSTAPSADPLLQLDKVASTDTDEVKKLKIKKEQNSQSSHIGRVYSGLQESERHSEGNLNVKDKVSRVTQDQNIIQSAEEENKLKVKDIEKRKNRPSIKNKLAAVYKTSRKFSSKNLPPKPHISNIFSQNDGSATSLEVNMSLDSLISVDSHQPFLELDNENQNHSLNSEKNTPRPRTADNKKTENQNDPSLLVNTKRRPFTSSYTQKEAISPQKTAVKVENRPRLTTLFPDKAVTTRNKNSQTLDLGLESKSQPIAPSATTSYPLDEEKGRASSHACAPPSPLLTDKNSNTYVNSHLQADTCPEQNLTSQTALGQRQNTSQPASLENANLNSQQLCKSHAKSQRERHLSEGICARDSLETSASGSNILPKGGIHGKRFKSYSELLSCDENENWAPDDEKCYSTRNLMYPSVEFGIFGKEQQLAFLENTKRSLTEGRLWRPCLLNNPGAFRDTESSSINRAELLSSSSAGSKMSSAASSPRELTDTYGEDPAAYSDSDSDTTTDDEYYLDEADKESEL; encoded by the coding sequence TTCTAAGTGATCTGGATGACCAGCTGGCCCAGGAACAAACCCAAGACCCTTTGGACAGGACAGTTTCTACTAGCAGTGCATCAAATGTCCAAAGTAGTAGTGCATTCCCTACTTCAAAGAGGCAGACTGCTAGTAGGGGGCAACAGAGAAATGACTGGAGTGACGTGCCCAGCACATTTTTCCCAGATGGACTGAGAACACTAAGGGCCAAAGATGAACACAGGATTTTCCTCAGACCAAGGAAGTTACACAGTGCATATATAAACTGGCACCAAACAGCCTTTCAAGAAGATTGCGGTTACGGTGATGCAGTCGATGGAAATCCTCGTCTGCACCGTAGGAGGCTGTCTGCGGTTTCTTTCGGACGGTCTTCGGAAGGGAGCCTATATCCCCCTTCCGTAACACAGAACAGCGGATTTAGACACAAGGGTTGTATAAACAGAGATACAGCTGGCAGAAGTTACTCTGTGTGTTCCCTTCGGAGGTGTCCATCATCAGTATCTTCTGATCAGCTATCAGCATCTGGTTTGCAGCATCCATTGGCAAGGGAGAGCAAGAATGGTTTTATACCAAGGTTTGGCCGACAGAACCCAAAGAGAATTCCTCTGTCTTCCATTGTATGGAACAACACACCAGACTCTTCAGAACAAACTCCAGAAACAATGTTTAGAACTCAATCACTGATGGAGTTTCATGCTACAGATCACGGTAGATATCCCGGCTCCTTACAAGAAACTAAGAAATACCCAAGTTACCACTCAAAACACCACTATAGAAGATCTATTTCAAGCAGTAATTGCTTTAGTAGAGTTAGTTGCCCTGACAAAGCTGCTTCTCCCTTGCCCTTTGATAACTGGGAAAACTACCCTTTATACAAATCAGAAAACAATCTTTCTAGATCCTACTATGGAGATGCCTCTTCTCATGGCAAGTTGTATGCAAACCAAAAGAATTCTTACGGAAGAAAAGACAGCTATCCTTCTTGGGCTGATATTCCTCAATGTTACAGTGATGAAGTGTTTCTTTCCCCTGATGCCAGCTTTGAAGCGTTTATGGCTAATTTAAATGACCACCAGTGGGCACATACAAAGAATGCCAAATTTGGTTCACAGCGCCTGCAGAAGGATTTTCACATGTACTCTCCAGAAAATACAAGTATCAAAAGGATGACAAGAGGTGCCAACAGAAATTTTTCAGAATTCACTGAGAGCTATCAGCCTTGGCTAAGTTGTACCTCTTCTGTTTCTTCATCTGGTATGAGAACTGATGAGTCAGTCTTTCCCAATTCAAAGGACCAACCAAAACCTGCAGGACTGAACAGGAATTCAGTTGTCGTTACCCAAGGGAGTACTAAGGCAGACTTTACACACCTGGAAAAGGCTGAAGGCGTGAAACAGCCAGACGAAGACACGCTGTTACAGCCAGTTCCTCAACACGCAGATACAAGCTACATCAACGCACGGAGTTTTTCCTCCAACAGCCCTGCTTCTGCCATGTGGCAAAGAGATGTCTCTCTCTTTAACACAGTGACATCAAAGAGACAAACCCAAGCCACTGCCAGAGGAGATACAGCAAAAATCTGTACATCAAGTGGTGATAAAAGAAATatagaaatgaaggaaaatgatTGCCCACCCAACAGTGTGTTCAGTCACCCTCCCTGTGTTTTGCCACCTGATGGGAGCAGGAAGGAACCTTTTCTTCTAAGCCAGAAAGAATGGGAACATAATTTGCCTTATGTAGCACAAAGAGAGAGCATCAAACGGGACAGTTGGAGTGCAGAAGCCCTTAACAAAGCTACTCCAAAGAGACTGTCCTCACTACTAAATGTTACTTCTGCTCTGTCCACTGAAAAATTAGCAAACCGTCAAGGCATGTTGTCTTGTCCTCCTGAGCACTCATCTAGTTTCTCACAAAACTCTCCACAAGCACTTTCTCATAAAGACAATGCTAAATGCTTAGGAACACTAACTAACTCTTCAGTAAGTTGCACTGTTACTGAATCTCAAACAGAAGGGGGGAAAACAGCTGAAGTGAGTAGAATAGGTGTTAGCAAAGAGATTTCACAGAAAACATTGCAAAATGCAAGCACTTTAGTTACTAAGGACTGTAATGGACAATTCACTACTAGTTCTCCACGAAATGGAAattctggaaatatttatatGCATAGCTTTGATGGAGACCCCAATACCTCTGAAAATAGTTTAAGTTATTTTTGCCTTGAAAAAGGAACTGAAAAAATGAGGAGTACTTCACCTTGTATGAGAAGGTTTCACAAGCAAGACAGCTCACCAAGACATACCAGTAGCTGCAGCATTACTGGCTCCCCTGAGAGAAACAGCTTGAAATCTTCTGACCCCCTTGTTATTTATTACACTTTGCCTAGAAAATCAGCTAGCATTGCTGGTAGTATTATGTCAGAGACACCCATCTCTTTACCTAGAGAAAGTAGAACATCATACAATTGTTTAAGGTCTGAAACTCTGCACAGAGCTGACACCTCTTATTCTAAGCAAAGAGATATGTCTTGTTTAGAcccaaaatgttcatttttaacATCAGCATCATTAAATGCTGCCACAGGTGACAAAGATTATTACAGTCCTTTAACCAAAAATATAAATGATTCAGTAAGTAGTAGTACATCAGTTGATCTGACAGATAGATGTGAACATCTAAGTAGAAGAGAatcctctgtgttttcagattATAAGGAGGGGGGAAATTTTTTGCAGAAATATAAAACCACAAGCACATTTACAGTTTGTGTTGATGAAGATCATGTCAAGTATCATGAACTAGTTTCAATTTATTACACACTACCACGGAGGCattcaaaaacattttgtaGCCTCTTTAGAGATAATTCAGAGGATGCAGATTTGCCTTGTTCCAAAGAAAATGCTCAGTCACCAAGaatacaaaacaagaaaaaggaaggtCATGTGAGTTTGGCAAATGATTTTTTCCCTACTACTTCAGAAAAAGAGGTGCCTTCGTATTCCTCTGACCAATCTTCAGTTCTGGTTACACCTCAGAATTTGAGAACTGCTGTTGATAGTGAAGAAGAGACTTCTCACTTATCCCCTAGCTCTGAGAAGTCAGTGAGTGGGGTACTTAACAAGAAAGATAATTCAGCATATCTTTCATTAGCAGAAAATGTACTTTCTGATGTGGTgacaaaagaaatttcttttgctGGCCCACAATCCACTGCAATAGTGGATAAGTTAGATAAGGCCATTTCTAATGCTTCAAGCAGccaaaaggcagaaataaatgtaaaagaaaagaaggaaattttacAAAGAGCCACACCACGAATATCCACTTTATCAACCCCTCCCAAGCCAGGCAGACATTTAGAGCATCCTTTATATTCTAattcaacaaataaaaatattatacaGAAGGGAAGCTCTGAAAATTGCCCTCAGGCCCCAAAAGTGAACAAGAAAAATCTGAACAGTTTATTCCTCCGCTCCAGAGAGAAGAATTCCCTTGGAAGGGGTGGTAACACAGAGCATGCTGATGTGCCACTTTCTCCTGTGCAAGATGTGTACAGGGATAGTGCCCAAGTTAAACAGAGAGTAGATGTCCTACACCGAACCACCCCTCTGTGTAATAATAAATTTAGTGGACTGCAATTTAGGGCTGAcagttcaagaaaaaaagagaatggtTTAAACTTTTGTAGCAAAGTGCTTCCAGAGTCTCCAAGCAAAGCATCTGAGGTaagcacagctcccagtgctgatCCATTACTTCAGCTAGACAAAGTGGCTAGCACAGATACAGATGAagtaaagaaactgaaaattaaaaaagagcaaaactcACAGAGTTCTCATATAGGTAGAGTTTACAGTGGTCTTCAGGAATCAGAGAGGCATAGTGAGGGCAACCTGAACGTTAAAGATAAAGTCTCCAGGGTTACACAAGATCAGAACATAATACAGAGTGCAGAAGAGGAGAACAAGCTCAAAGTCAAAGAtatagaaaaaaggaaaaacagaccttcaattaaaaataaattggcaGCTGTTTACAAAACAAGTCGTAAATTTTCAAGTAAAAATTTACCCCCCAAACCACACATAAGTAACATTTTTTCACAGAATGATGGAAGTGCTACTTCTTTAGAGGTCAACATGTCTCTTGACTCATTGATTTCAGTGGATTCCCACCAGCCATTCCTGGAGTTGGACAATGAAAATCAGAATCACAGTCTGAACTCTGAGAAGAATACTCCAAGACCAAGAACAGCTGATAATAAGAAGACTGAAAATCAGAATGATCCTTCTTTGCTTGTTAACACCAAAAGGAGGCCTTTTACAAGTTCATACACACAGAAGGAAGCCATCAGTCCTCAAAAAACTGCAGTGAAAGTGGAAAATAGGCCAAGACTCACAACCCTATTTCCAGATAAAGCAGTAACCACAAGAAATAAGAATTCCCAAACACTTGATCTTGGGTTAGAAAGCAAAAGCCAGCCCATCGCTCCCAGTGCTACTACCTCATACCCACTGgatgaagagaaaggaagagctAGCAGTCATGCCTGCGCTCCTCCCTCGCCACTTTTGACTGACAAAAACTCCAACACTTACGTAAATAGCCACTTGCAGGCAGACACATGTCCAGAGCAAAACTTGACTTCCCAGACAGCGCTTGGCCAGCGTCAAAACACCTCTCAGCCTGCCAGCTTAGAAAACGCTAACCTCAACAGCCAGCAGTTGTGCAAGAGCCATGCGAAAAGTCAGCGCGAGCGTCACCTCTCTGAGGGCATTTGTGCTCGAGACTCCCTTGAGACCTCTGCCTCAGGAAGCAATATTCTACCCAAAGGTGGCATACATGGGAAGAGATTTAAATCTTACTCAGAGCTGTTGTCTTGCGATGAGAATGAAAACTGGGCACCAGATGATGAAAAATGTTACAGCACTAGAAATCTAATGTATCCGTCTGTGGAATTTGGTATATTTGGCAAAGAGCAACAACTGGCTTTCCTGGAAAATACCAAGAGGTCACTCACAGAAGGGCGATTATGGAGACCCTGTCTTCTTAATAACCCTGGTGCTTTCAGAGATACAGAGAGCTCTTCTATAAACAGGGCTGAGCTTCTGAGCTCGAGTTCTGCTGGGAGCAAAATGTCATCAGCTGCCTCGTCCCCTCGAGAGCTGACGGATACCTACGGGGAAGACCCAGCCGCTTACTCGGACTCAGACAGTGATACCACCACCGATGATGAGTATTACCTAGATGAGGCAGATAAAGAATCAGAGCTATGA